The Megasphaera stantonii genome includes a window with the following:
- the pglX gene encoding BREX-1 system adenine-specific DNA-methyltransferase PglX: protein MDKTAIKKFAIWARNKLIADSIYRARLLGITDKGIQAPLPQSTKDAQFFDIGLKEPSAITGDAITQRKNLVAVIQEKAKESTYPEAFSHIMEETAYTWFNRLIAIRFMEVNNYLSARVLSSKIPEKIEPDLVTSPFDSDLTFSEDESRQIVDWKMNNQTDDLFRMLFLKECNALNEPLPMLFEKIADYTELLLTLSISDRDGVVLHLVHDIPEDDFRDQVQIIGWLYQYYNTEPKDKVFARKSSEKIKKEDIPAATQLFTPDWIVRYMVENSLGRLWIEGHPDEVLKGKWKYYLDEAEQEESVQEQLNQIYAEHSKLNPEDLTCLDPCCGSGHILVYMFDVLMQIYRSRGYRDRDAAISIVEHNLYGLDIDERAAQLAYFAVMMKARQYDRRFLSRGIQPHVYAIEESNGLSTWKAFSGSDFGQLTLDQTYIAQADELIDLFHDAKEYGSILKVEPTDYDNLQDYLEEIRQKGSENILFAAWADEMADKMPKLISQAKLLSRKYDVVVTNPPYMGSGGMDAKLSKYVKDNYPDSKSDLFAVFIEQCGAMIKPNGYQAMITQHAWMFLSSYEKLREKVLQKTIVNMAHLGPRAFDEIGGEVVQTTSFILFNGNIVDYEGTYCQLIEGKSENSKAKMFLSRNNCYIAKMKRFVKIPGTIIAYWLSNQQLKILNNGFFLSSFGTARQGLGTSDNNRFLRFWSEVVFDNIGFSRTSCQYTFDKYVKWYPYIKGGSFKRWYPNKEYIVNYQNDGAEIKKTVMSKYPYLKSPEFVVKNTDTYFHEGITWSDVSTNLFSARYVSSGYIYADAGPMYFPNNQLWYFLGYMNSKVFQIFANLICQGLHYSTGQIPKIPILKYNFESTKTTNLVQQNIEISQTDWDSFETSWDFQTHPLLAPSALDMAGLITAKQPTLAERYEQFKAICEDRFDILQDNEEELNRIFIDIYGLQSELNPEVADYDITVHRIFDSKKDIPQSMYKKETDEKGKTKSKVSPYVLTKEDVMKSLLSYAVGCLFGRYSLDTPGLAYAGGEWDAGKYQTFIPDNDNIVPITDEEYFDDDLSSFICAWLKKAFGRENFEANLAFLTDALGTRGTTSREKLRNYFLKNFYKDHCKTYQKRPIYWLFDSGKENGFKALVYLHRYDENTIGRVRADYLHRMERIYSNEVNRMQDVIDHSHSAHEVSVAEKRLEKMKKQIKECQDYDAKLGHLALDQIHLDLDDGVKINYRKAQTGRDGQFYEVLADSKAIMSKDSLWHEYLTEWPHEQ from the coding sequence ATGGATAAAACGGCCATAAAAAAATTTGCCATCTGGGCGAGAAACAAACTTATTGCCGACAGCATATATAGAGCACGGCTCCTGGGCATCACCGATAAAGGGATACAGGCCCCGTTGCCTCAGTCGACGAAGGATGCCCAATTCTTCGATATCGGCTTAAAAGAACCTTCAGCGATTACTGGGGATGCTATCACTCAGCGGAAAAATCTCGTGGCCGTCATTCAGGAAAAAGCGAAAGAAAGTACCTATCCGGAAGCTTTTTCTCATATCATGGAAGAAACTGCCTATACCTGGTTCAATCGTCTCATTGCCATCCGGTTCATGGAAGTCAATAACTACTTGTCTGCCCGTGTCTTGTCTTCGAAGATCCCGGAAAAAATCGAACCGGATCTGGTAACGTCGCCGTTCGATTCGGACTTGACGTTTAGTGAAGATGAATCACGGCAAATCGTAGATTGGAAAATGAATAATCAGACTGACGACCTGTTCCGTATGCTGTTTCTCAAGGAATGTAATGCCCTAAATGAACCCTTGCCTATGTTATTTGAAAAAATCGCCGACTATACGGAACTTCTGCTTACCCTCTCCATTTCTGACCGGGACGGCGTCGTCTTGCATCTCGTCCATGATATCCCCGAAGACGATTTCCGGGACCAGGTGCAGATTATCGGCTGGCTCTATCAGTATTACAATACAGAACCGAAGGACAAAGTCTTTGCCCGTAAGAGCAGTGAAAAAATAAAGAAAGAAGATATCCCGGCTGCTACCCAGCTGTTTACGCCGGACTGGATCGTCCGCTACATGGTAGAAAATTCCCTGGGACGGTTGTGGATAGAAGGCCATCCCGATGAAGTTCTCAAAGGGAAATGGAAATATTATCTTGACGAAGCCGAACAAGAAGAATCCGTCCAGGAACAGCTGAATCAAATATATGCCGAACACAGTAAGCTCAATCCGGAAGACCTGACCTGCCTCGATCCTTGCTGTGGCAGTGGCCATATCCTGGTCTATATGTTTGATGTGCTCATGCAAATCTATCGGAGCCGGGGCTATCGTGACCGTGATGCCGCTATCAGTATTGTCGAACATAATCTTTATGGCCTCGATATTGATGAACGGGCTGCCCAGCTGGCTTATTTTGCCGTCATGATGAAAGCCCGCCAGTATGACCGACGTTTCCTGAGCCGGGGCATCCAGCCCCATGTCTATGCCATCGAAGAAAGCAATGGCTTATCTACGTGGAAAGCTTTTTCCGGCAGTGATTTTGGCCAATTGACACTAGACCAAACTTATATCGCACAGGCTGATGAATTGATTGACCTATTCCATGATGCCAAAGAATATGGCTCCATCCTCAAGGTAGAACCGACAGATTATGATAATCTCCAGGACTATCTGGAAGAAATCCGGCAGAAGGGTTCGGAAAACATCCTCTTTGCCGCCTGGGCTGATGAAATGGCTGACAAAATGCCCAAACTCATCAGTCAGGCCAAGCTGTTATCCAGAAAATATGATGTCGTCGTGACCAATCCCCCCTATATGGGCAGTGGCGGTATGGATGCTAAGTTGTCGAAGTATGTCAAGGATAATTATCCTGATAGCAAGAGCGACCTCTTTGCCGTCTTCATTGAACAATGTGGGGCTATGATTAAGCCAAATGGTTATCAGGCCATGATTACCCAGCACGCCTGGATGTTCCTTTCCAGCTATGAAAAGCTGCGGGAAAAAGTGCTACAGAAGACCATTGTCAATATGGCCCATTTAGGGCCACGTGCTTTTGATGAAATCGGTGGGGAAGTTGTACAGACTACCAGTTTTATTCTTTTCAATGGAAATATTGTAGATTATGAGGGAACTTATTGTCAGCTTATTGAGGGTAAGAGCGAGAATAGCAAAGCAAAAATGTTCCTTTCTAGAAATAATTGCTATATTGCTAAAATGAAACGCTTTGTCAAAATTCCTGGCACTATCATAGCTTATTGGCTTAGCAATCAACAATTAAAGATATTGAATAATGGATTTTTTTTATCTTCATTTGGTACAGCACGCCAAGGATTAGGTACATCAGATAATAATAGATTTTTACGTTTTTGGAGTGAAGTTGTATTTGATAATATAGGTTTTTCTAGAACATCTTGTCAATACACGTTTGATAAATATGTAAAGTGGTATCCATATATTAAAGGAGGGAGTTTTAAACGTTGGTATCCTAATAAAGAATATATTGTCAACTACCAAAATGATGGAGCTGAAATTAAAAAAACTGTAATGTCAAAATATCCTTATCTAAAGTCGCCAGAATTCGTAGTTAAAAATACTGATACATATTTTCATGAAGGCATAACTTGGAGTGATGTATCAACTAATCTTTTCAGTGCGAGGTATGTTAGTAGTGGATATATTTATGCTGATGCTGGACCAATGTATTTTCCGAATAATCAGTTATGGTATTTCTTGGGCTATATGAATTCTAAGGTTTTTCAGATATTTGCTAATTTAATTTGCCAAGGGTTGCATTATAGCACAGGACAGATTCCTAAAATTCCTATACTTAAATATAATTTTGAGTCTACAAAGACTACTAATTTAGTTCAACAAAATATAGAGATATCTCAAACAGATTGGGATTCCTTTGAAACGTCATGGGATTTCCAGACTCATCCGCTATTGGCTCCATCTGCTTTGGATATGGCCGGCTTGATTACAGCAAAACAGCCGACGCTGGCCGAACGGTATGAACAGTTCAAGGCCATTTGCGAGGACCGTTTCGACATTCTCCAAGACAACGAAGAAGAACTGAACCGCATTTTCATCGACATCTATGGTCTACAGAGTGAATTGAACCCAGAAGTTGCTGATTATGATATTACGGTTCATCGAATCTTTGATTCTAAGAAAGACATTCCGCAAAGTATGTATAAAAAGGAAACAGATGAAAAAGGGAAAACTAAAAGTAAAGTGAGCCCGTATGTCCTGACGAAGGAAGACGTCATGAAGTCCCTCTTGTCCTATGCCGTAGGCTGTCTCTTCGGCCGCTATTCTCTGGACACGCCGGGTCTGGCCTATGCTGGCGGTGAATGGGATGCCGGTAAATACCAGACCTTTATTCCTGACAACGACAACATCGTGCCCATTACCGACGAAGAGTATTTTGACGACGACCTGTCGTCCTTCATCTGCGCCTGGCTGAAAAAGGCCTTTGGCCGGGAAAACTTTGAAGCCAACTTGGCATTTCTCACCGATGCTCTGGGGACCAGGGGCACCACTTCCAGAGAAAAGCTCCGCAACTATTTCCTCAAGAATTTCTATAAGGATCACTGCAAGACCTATCAGAAACGGCCGATTTACTGGCTCTTTGACAGTGGTAAAGAAAATGGCTTTAAAGCTCTCGTCTATCTCCATCGCTACGATGAAAACACCATAGGGCGCGTTCGTGCCGATTATCTCCACCGCATGGAACGGATTTACAGCAATGAAGTCAACCGCATGCAGGATGTTATCGATCACAGCCATTCGGCCCATGAAGTATCGGTAGCGGAAAAGCGGCTGGAGAAGATGAAAAAACAGATCAAGGAATGTCAGGACTACGATGCCAAGCTGGGCCACCTGGCCCTGGACCAGATTCACCTCGACCTGGACGATGGCGTGAAAATCAACTACCGCAAAGCCCAGACCGGCCGGGACGGCCAATTCTACGAAGTATTAGCCGACTCCAAAGCCATCATGTCCAAAGACTCCCTCTGGCACGAATACCTCACGGAATGGCCCCATGAACAATAG
- a CDS encoding DUF1788 domain-containing protein, which yields MAAQTVSREYYKNRRSLSERFAEMDEKIKVPSFRQSTGKANEVNYWVFDYPPEQELEVRSHIEWLKKHNRKGFDDYELIIYDLYDIIIDRLTEKGFIEKTKKLESRGGIQRVVTAIQRMLRITDKDNYLVHYMEEHTPENAVVLITGIGKCYPILEAPEVFNKVLYNLPQKFAATPVILFYPGTYTEQELVVFNEFVEDSYYRAFRIAR from the coding sequence ATGGCAGCACAGACAGTATCGCGTGAATATTATAAAAATCGCCGCAGCCTTTCCGAACGGTTTGCCGAGATGGACGAAAAAATCAAGGTGCCTTCCTTCCGACAGTCTACCGGCAAAGCCAATGAGGTCAACTACTGGGTATTCGACTATCCGCCGGAACAAGAACTGGAAGTCCGCAGTCATATTGAATGGCTGAAGAAACATAATCGCAAAGGTTTTGATGATTACGAATTAATTATATATGATTTATACGATATCATCATCGACCGATTGACGGAAAAAGGCTTTATTGAAAAGACCAAGAAGTTGGAAAGCCGAGGCGGTATCCAGCGTGTCGTAACGGCTATACAGCGGATGCTGCGGATTACCGACAAAGATAACTACCTGGTCCACTATATGGAAGAACATACGCCGGAAAACGCCGTTGTCCTGATTACGGGAATTGGCAAATGCTACCCTATTTTGGAAGCGCCGGAAGTGTTCAATAAAGTGCTTTACAATTTGCCGCAAAAATTTGCCGCCACGCCGGTCATCCTGTTTTATCCGGGAACCTATACGGAACAAGAGCTGGTGGTTTTTAATGAATTTGTGGAAGATAGCTATTACCGGGCATTCCGCATAGCCCGCTAA
- the pglZ gene encoding BREX-1 system phosphatase PglZ type A, which translates to MAELNLKQIEDRLNEEFRTSGDENRKLVFWYDDRAEFAEDVDSLQLDNAKILHLMPDNQFATKLFLEREDRTTNYLIYAPFSKPDVHENHLEDILLYSRRFYADRASLLAVDLGIGEEWKPVLEAHIRFFANKERTKKFYDLGISQYDGTTIRLGMICALAGARTCSLEEALRIVLDEESQENHRIFNELARYDLMDSFWDLCARHFGLAWENPSIAKLVLALFVTCAAHEIMETVPNSWEPFKMRKTGNAIAFLDSMMNSVVYQAVFDRLSLFASQQLHVADSLKTYPLESLIACGCFADVDTLLIQWIAGRLEAEDVDAHLGDYRIPALCEFRKKTHFGQQREHIYDMFICAIRLEMLTRQSYPDGFQNIIKDYKNHLYQIDTDYRHFYYHLDKLADASAYEPLRILIENIYTNEYLGKLLPEWNAGIMEDKVLSVIPLQRDFYDHYVANSKDRVVVIISDAMRYETGRELFDRLADNPRSEVKIEAMLSTLPSYTRLGMSALLPHQKLELSPEGKELVDGAYCIDIQSREKALQARQPLARCVSFDDLKHMKTRDMRDIFTGQQVIYVYHDQIDVRGEHAEDEVFQACEEAVKEILDFIEKVHNGANTHHFIVTADHGFIYKRNKVQESDKIGNVHHHDIVKRRYIISQEGIQEDGVQNLNLGYLLGNEDSRMVSFPIGTSVFKTRGSGGQNYVHGGSSPQEMLVPVIEVHMERGKADMRTVQVRFINTISKITNLITTLDFIQSEPIGDAVKEATYLIGFMDAEGQPISNEITYVADSREEDPAKRTFRLRFTFKNQDYDINQSYFLVIKNVETGIVVFRHPFIMDLPFAGDFGFDL; encoded by the coding sequence ATGGCAGAATTAAATCTCAAGCAAATAGAAGACAGACTTAATGAAGAGTTTCGTACAAGTGGAGACGAAAACCGGAAACTGGTCTTTTGGTATGATGATCGGGCTGAATTTGCCGAAGATGTAGATTCATTGCAACTGGATAATGCAAAAATCCTGCATCTTATGCCGGATAATCAGTTTGCTACCAAACTCTTCCTCGAACGCGAAGACCGAACCACGAATTACCTTATTTATGCCCCATTCTCCAAGCCCGACGTCCATGAGAATCATTTGGAAGATATCCTGCTTTATTCGCGGCGATTTTACGCAGACCGGGCTTCTTTGCTCGCTGTCGACCTCGGCATCGGTGAAGAATGGAAGCCGGTCCTGGAGGCGCATATTCGCTTTTTTGCCAACAAGGAGCGGACGAAGAAGTTTTATGATCTAGGTATCAGCCAGTACGATGGAACGACGATTCGCCTGGGTATGATATGTGCCCTGGCAGGCGCCCGGACGTGTTCACTCGAAGAAGCACTGCGCATCGTCCTTGATGAAGAAAGCCAGGAAAACCATCGAATTTTTAACGAATTAGCCCGGTATGATTTGATGGATTCTTTTTGGGATTTGTGCGCCCGCCATTTTGGCCTGGCCTGGGAAAATCCGAGCATAGCCAAGCTGGTACTGGCTCTGTTTGTGACCTGTGCCGCTCATGAAATCATGGAAACCGTACCCAATAGTTGGGAACCTTTCAAAATGCGCAAGACCGGCAATGCCATTGCTTTCCTGGACAGCATGATGAACAGCGTCGTTTATCAGGCTGTTTTTGATAGGTTATCGCTCTTTGCCAGCCAACAGCTCCATGTCGCAGATTCACTGAAAACGTACCCTCTGGAAAGCTTAATTGCCTGCGGCTGCTTTGCTGATGTCGATACGCTGCTGATCCAGTGGATCGCCGGTCGGCTGGAAGCTGAAGACGTGGATGCGCATTTGGGTGATTATCGTATTCCGGCACTCTGCGAATTTCGCAAAAAGACACATTTCGGCCAACAGCGGGAACATATATATGACATGTTTATCTGTGCCATCAGATTGGAAATGTTGACAAGACAGTCATATCCTGATGGTTTCCAGAATATTATCAAAGACTATAAAAATCATTTGTACCAGATTGATACAGATTATCGCCATTTTTATTATCACTTAGATAAACTTGCTGATGCCAGTGCCTATGAACCGTTGCGTATATTGATTGAAAATATATACACTAATGAATACTTGGGCAAATTATTGCCGGAATGGAATGCGGGAATCATGGAAGATAAGGTTTTGTCGGTGATTCCCCTGCAACGTGATTTCTATGACCATTATGTAGCTAACAGCAAAGACCGGGTCGTAGTCATTATTTCCGATGCGATGCGTTATGAGACAGGGCGGGAACTCTTTGACCGCCTGGCCGATAATCCCCGCAGCGAAGTGAAAATTGAGGCTATGCTCAGCACCTTACCATCATATACACGGCTAGGCATGTCGGCTCTCCTGCCCCATCAGAAGCTGGAATTGTCCCCGGAAGGGAAAGAACTCGTCGACGGGGCATACTGTATCGACATCCAGAGCCGGGAAAAAGCATTACAGGCCCGGCAGCCGCTGGCCCGCTGTGTATCCTTTGATGATCTGAAACACATGAAAACACGGGATATGCGGGATATTTTCACGGGCCAGCAAGTCATTTACGTATATCATGACCAGATAGATGTCCGCGGCGAACATGCCGAGGATGAAGTGTTCCAGGCCTGTGAAGAAGCCGTGAAAGAAATCCTGGATTTCATCGAGAAAGTCCATAACGGGGCTAATACACATCATTTCATCGTGACGGCAGACCATGGGTTCATTTATAAGCGCAATAAGGTGCAGGAATCGGATAAAATCGGCAACGTTCATCATCATGATATTGTGAAACGGCGTTACATCATCTCGCAGGAAGGAATTCAAGAAGATGGTGTACAGAACCTGAATCTCGGCTATCTGCTGGGGAACGAGGACAGCCGCATGGTTTCTTTCCCCATTGGGACAAGCGTCTTCAAAACGCGGGGCAGCGGCGGTCAGAATTATGTACACGGTGGTTCTTCGCCGCAGGAAATGCTGGTCCCGGTCATTGAGGTCCATATGGAACGGGGCAAGGCTGATATGCGGACGGTACAAGTCCGTTTCATTAACACCATCAGTAAGATTACGAACCTCATTACGACATTAGATTTTATCCAGTCGGAACCTATCGGAGATGCTGTCAAGGAAGCCACGTATTTAATAGGCTTTATGGATGCTGAAGGCCAGCCTATTTCTAATGAAATCACCTATGTAGCCGATAGCCGGGAAGAAGACCCGGCAAAGCGGACATTCCGGCTCCGTTTTACGTTCAAAAATCAGGACTATGATATTAACCAGTCATATTTCCTGGTCATCAAAAATGTGGAAACAGGCATAGTCGTATTCCGCCATCCGTTCATCATGGATCTTCCCTTTGCAGGGGACTTCGGCTTTGATTTGTGA
- the brxC gene encoding BREX system P-loop protein BrxC — MEIKDMFAKPIDRDLQGVIKVGDIENENIRQELEEYVVTKELQKHFADFFAAYKKGINGTTPKMGVWISGFFGSGKSHLLKIFSYLLDNTKVGGKRAIDYFIDDHKIEDPMVLADMKLAAETPTDVVLFNIDSKSDSNGKKDKDAIVNVFLKVFNEMQGFCGTIPYVADLERNLTEKGRYDEFKQKFAAASGEAWEDARHEFDFVQDDIVDVLVDMGVMSEESARNWCEKAIQPYRISIEEFAGRVKKYIDEKGHNHHVVFLVDEVGQYIGDDRNLMLNLQTVTEDLGSACNGKVWVIVTSQQDIDSIVKVKGNDLSKIQGRFDTRLSLSSANVDAVIKKRILEKNDTAAQTLRLLYGQEETTIKNKIVFTDSVERKLYTEKDDFAAVYPFIPYQFNLLGSVLTAIRTHGASGKHLSEGERSMLAMFKESAVAYMHEQQGTIIPFYAFYTPMENFLDHSHRSVIIKAYENDYINPDHKTGDVFAINVLKTLFLIKYVQDMTPNIDNITTLMMDNLEEDRITLKGNVEEALKVLIRQMLVQKNGESYVFLTNEEQEINREIESEDVDNANVIHKISEMVFEDIFTDKKYRYPKFNGRYTFSFNQTVDEYPYKVTKGNDIGIHILTPASDITDDAMLASLSIAQPDVLIALPNDRAFMDEIQTYLKIEKFLRRNTTASMVQYESIKEGKRLEMRERYDNARLFLMENLKNATIYINGSPADIKAKDVNVRIQDALHHLVDKVYNKLYYIDTPFDESSIRKLFDQNGQTALNLGQTRQANQLALDDVRAYIQMNSQAHLKTSLKSVKDRFMKAPYGFVEDDVEYLVAQLFRQGDIAFTVNGAPVSLMNKTKDEIISYITKKQFVEKLMMEQKIRISSKDKNTCKDIMRALLQITPATDDEDELMQHTRNGFQKLLSQLEKVQVYYENNDAYPGKDVIRQGIQLLQDILATRSTKEFYKGIVDAKDDLLDFAEDYEPIQGFFQGEQKQIFDNALNSMKIYDDSKNYIVNRELEDTVKEIKQILYKKEPYQDIPRLPELLNTFGTLYSAVLDEQEKPVRDSIYSSRQRVMDVLREKSYQEEKKDSYTYQFDDLLRRVERCNNVSTLRSFAYQADALKIRLLDEMTEKDNKLVQEQAERDRKNAPGQSGTKENTPKVTPLIRKTKNVTIKAMTGTASWRLESPQDVDAYVEALRKKLLSELDKDTIVNVEF; from the coding sequence ATGGAAATTAAAGATATGTTTGCCAAACCCATCGACCGTGACCTGCAAGGTGTCATCAAGGTCGGCGACATTGAAAATGAAAATATCCGGCAGGAGCTGGAAGAATACGTCGTGACGAAGGAACTGCAAAAACACTTTGCCGATTTTTTTGCTGCCTACAAGAAAGGAATCAACGGGACGACGCCGAAGATGGGCGTCTGGATTTCCGGCTTCTTTGGCAGTGGTAAATCGCACCTGTTAAAAATCTTTTCTTATCTGCTGGATAATACCAAAGTCGGTGGTAAAAGAGCCATTGACTACTTTATCGATGATCATAAAATCGAAGATCCGATGGTGCTGGCCGATATGAAACTGGCCGCCGAAACGCCGACAGATGTCGTCCTCTTTAATATCGACTCCAAGAGCGACTCCAATGGTAAAAAGGACAAGGACGCCATCGTCAATGTATTCCTCAAAGTCTTCAACGAAATGCAGGGATTCTGTGGCACGATTCCCTATGTAGCCGACTTGGAACGCAATCTGACGGAAAAAGGCCGCTACGACGAATTCAAACAGAAATTTGCCGCTGCCAGTGGCGAAGCGTGGGAAGATGCGCGACATGAATTCGACTTCGTTCAGGACGATATTGTCGATGTCCTGGTTGATATGGGGGTCATGTCGGAAGAATCGGCACGGAACTGGTGTGAGAAAGCCATCCAGCCCTATCGCATCTCCATCGAAGAATTTGCCGGCCGCGTCAAAAAGTATATCGACGAAAAAGGCCATAACCATCATGTCGTGTTCCTCGTCGATGAAGTCGGCCAGTATATCGGTGACGACCGCAATCTCATGCTCAACTTGCAGACCGTGACCGAAGATCTGGGCAGCGCCTGCAATGGCAAAGTCTGGGTCATCGTCACTTCCCAGCAGGACATCGATTCTATTGTCAAAGTCAAAGGCAATGATCTCTCCAAAATCCAGGGCCGCTTTGATACCCGCCTGTCCCTGTCTTCCGCTAATGTCGATGCGGTCATCAAAAAACGTATCCTCGAAAAAAATGATACTGCCGCCCAGACATTGCGTCTCCTGTACGGCCAGGAAGAAACGACCATCAAGAACAAGATTGTATTCACCGACTCGGTAGAACGCAAATTGTACACAGAAAAAGACGATTTTGCCGCTGTTTATCCGTTCATCCCGTATCAGTTCAATCTGCTCGGTTCCGTCCTGACCGCCATCCGCACCCACGGCGCTTCCGGCAAGCATCTGTCCGAAGGGGAACGTTCCATGCTGGCCATGTTCAAAGAATCGGCGGTAGCCTATATGCATGAACAGCAGGGCACGATTATCCCTTTCTATGCCTTCTACACGCCGATGGAAAATTTCCTTGACCACAGCCATCGCAGCGTCATCATTAAAGCTTACGAAAATGACTATATCAACCCGGATCACAAGACCGGCGATGTCTTTGCCATTAACGTACTGAAAACACTGTTCCTCATCAAATACGTACAGGATATGACGCCGAATATCGACAATATTACGACCCTCATGATGGATAATCTTGAGGAAGACCGGATTACCCTGAAGGGAAACGTCGAAGAGGCTCTGAAAGTCCTGATCCGCCAGATGTTGGTACAGAAAAATGGTGAATCCTATGTATTCTTGACCAACGAAGAACAGGAAATTAACCGGGAAATCGAAAGCGAAGATGTCGACAATGCCAATGTCATCCACAAAATCTCGGAAATGGTCTTTGAGGATATCTTCACGGACAAAAAATACCGTTATCCTAAATTTAACGGACGCTATACATTCAGCTTCAATCAGACCGTCGATGAATACCCCTATAAAGTAACAAAAGGCAACGATATCGGTATCCATATCCTGACGCCGGCTTCGGACATTACCGATGACGCTATGCTGGCTTCTTTATCTATCGCACAGCCAGATGTCCTGATAGCCCTGCCCAATGACCGGGCCTTTATGGATGAAATCCAGACGTACTTGAAAATCGAAAAATTCCTGCGTCGCAATACGACGGCCTCGATGGTGCAGTACGAAAGCATCAAGGAAGGAAAACGGCTGGAAATGCGGGAACGCTATGACAATGCCCGCTTATTCCTGATGGAAAATCTGAAGAACGCCACCATCTACATTAACGGTAGCCCAGCGGATATCAAGGCCAAAGATGTCAATGTCCGCATTCAGGACGCATTGCATCACCTTGTCGATAAAGTATACAATAAATTATATTACATTGATACACCTTTTGATGAAAGCAGCATACGCAAATTGTTTGACCAAAACGGACAGACTGCGCTCAATCTAGGACAGACGCGCCAGGCCAACCAACTGGCTCTGGATGACGTACGGGCCTATATCCAGATGAATTCTCAGGCGCACCTGAAAACCTCCCTCAAATCTGTCAAAGACCGTTTCATGAAAGCTCCTTATGGATTTGTCGAAGACGATGTAGAATACCTCGTAGCCCAGCTGTTCCGTCAGGGGGATATTGCTTTTACTGTCAATGGGGCTCCGGTCAGCCTGATGAATAAAACGAAAGATGAAATCATCAGCTATATCACGAAAAAACAATTCGTAGAAAAATTGATGATGGAACAGAAAATTCGCATCTCCAGCAAGGATAAAAATACGTGTAAAGACATCATGCGGGCACTGCTGCAAATCACTCCGGCAACAGACGATGAAGACGAACTGATGCAGCATACCCGCAATGGATTCCAGAAATTGCTGTCCCAATTAGAAAAAGTACAGGTATATTATGAAAATAATGATGCCTATCCGGGAAAAGACGTAATCAGACAGGGAATCCAGCTATTGCAGGACATCCTGGCAACACGGTCTACGAAAGAATTTTATAAAGGAATCGTTGATGCAAAAGACGATTTGCTCGATTTTGCCGAAGATTATGAACCGATCCAGGGATTTTTCCAGGGTGAACAAAAGCAGATTTTCGATAACGCCCTGAACTCGATGAAGATTTATGATGACAGCAAAAACTATATCGTCAACCGTGAATTGGAAGACACGGTAAAAGAAATCAAGCAGATTCTATACAAAAAAGAACCGTATCAGGATATTCCCCGTCTGCCGGAACTGCTGAATACATTTGGGACGCTTTATAGTGCGGTCTTGGATGAACAGGAAAAACCAGTCCGCGATTCTATCTATAGTTCTCGTCAACGCGTCATGGATGTACTGCGGGAAAAATCCTATCAGGAAGAAAAGAAAGATTCCTATACCTACCAGTTCGATGATCTGCTGCGAAGAGTGGAACGGTGCAATAACGTATCGACATTGCGCAGCTTTGCTTACCAGGCCGATGCATTGAAAATCCGCCTGCTTGATGAAATGACCGAAAAGGATAATAAACTGGTACAGGAACAGGCCGAAAGGGACAGAAAGAATGCTCCGGGTCAGTCCGGAACGAAAGAAAACACACCTAAAGTTACGCCGCTTATCAGAAAGACAAAGAACGTGACCATCAAAGCCATGACCGGGACGGCTTCGTGGCGTCTGGAATCGCCCCAGGATGTCGATGCCTATGTCGAAGCCTTGCGGAAGAAATTGCTGAGCGAACTGGATAAAGACACTATCGTTAACGTTGAATTTTAA